From one Natrinema saccharevitans genomic stretch:
- a CDS encoding metal ABC transporter permease, which yields MIGASALDVSLPFDEATTVRRIGGILLDGLEWFLDHIFGAGLDVLADLLGMPMLGYAYMQRAYLAAVCIAVIGPLVGTFLVHREMAMIGDTLAHTAFAGVAVGLFLNSALSLTLSPLLTAFVVAVVTALLVELLVEHAGAYSDTSLAIVLTGGFAVGSILITATDGGIAVGIDAYLFGSLATVSMENVGILVLMSVLVGSLVTLAYRPLLYVTFDATAARAARLNVRLYKHLMVVLTALVVVSAMQIMGVILVAAMLVVPVAAAAQVARSFKQSILLAILAAEFAAIAGVTLSYVYGIAAGGSIVVAAIAVYAVALGFQGLSHRLPTVRRLRSQWPGGTRDELEADGGERE from the coding sequence ATGATAGGAGCCTCCGCTCTCGACGTAAGCCTGCCGTTCGACGAAGCAACGACCGTCCGACGGATTGGTGGCATACTCCTCGACGGCCTCGAGTGGTTCCTCGACCACATCTTCGGCGCCGGACTGGACGTGCTGGCCGACCTGCTCGGCATGCCGATGCTCGGGTATGCCTATATGCAGCGGGCCTACCTCGCTGCGGTGTGTATCGCCGTCATCGGACCGCTCGTCGGCACCTTCCTCGTCCATCGGGAAATGGCGATGATCGGCGATACGCTCGCACACACTGCCTTCGCCGGCGTCGCCGTGGGATTGTTCCTCAATTCGGCCCTCTCGCTCACGCTGTCCCCGCTGCTCACCGCGTTCGTGGTCGCAGTCGTCACGGCACTGCTCGTCGAGTTGCTCGTCGAACACGCTGGCGCGTACAGTGATACCTCACTGGCGATCGTCCTGACTGGGGGATTCGCCGTCGGCAGTATCCTCATTACTGCAACCGACGGCGGCATCGCGGTCGGCATCGACGCTTACCTCTTCGGCAGTCTGGCGACCGTCTCGATGGAGAACGTCGGTATCCTCGTGTTGATGAGCGTCCTCGTCGGTAGCCTCGTCACGCTGGCGTACCGGCCACTCCTGTACGTCACGTTCGACGCGACGGCCGCCCGCGCGGCGCGGCTGAACGTTCGCTTGTACAAACACCTCATGGTCGTACTCACGGCACTCGTCGTCGTCAGCGCGATGCAAATCATGGGCGTCATCCTGGTCGCTGCGATGCTCGTCGTTCCGGTCGCCGCCGCGGCGCAGGTCGCTCGGAGTTTCAAGCAGTCCATCTTGCTGGCGATCCTCGCTGCCGAGTTCGCGGCGATCGCCGGTGTAACGCTATCGTACGTCTACGGGATCGCGGCCGGTGGCTCGATCGTCGTTGCGGCGATCGCAGTGTACGCCGTCGCCCTCGGCTTCCAGGGACTGTCGCATCGTCTCCCGACCGTGCGACGGCTCCGCAGCCAATGGCCCGGAGGGACCCGAGACGAACTCGAGGCCGACGGAGGCGAGCGAGAGTGA
- a CDS encoding metal ABC transporter ATP-binding protein yields MTTATAKSERSAKPLISVDNATFGYGEVPVLESVSIDVEPGSFLGLVGPNGSGKSTLLDLMLGLRRPDDGTVTLFGEPADEFDAGERIGYVAQDATEAARDMPITVREVVEMGRYPRRLVGRFSSKDRRAVEGAMERVGITDLASRRVGRLSGGQRQRVFIARALASEADLLALDEPTVGVDAESREEFYSLLADLNATGLTVILIEHDIGVVTTYATDIACLNRQLYFDGDPSAFVETDALEQAYGTDQHVLHHDH; encoded by the coding sequence GGTCGGCGAAGCCACTCATCAGCGTCGATAACGCCACGTTCGGCTACGGAGAAGTTCCGGTTCTCGAGTCGGTGTCGATCGACGTCGAACCCGGGTCCTTCCTCGGATTGGTCGGGCCGAACGGGAGCGGCAAGAGTACGTTGCTCGATCTGATGCTCGGCCTCCGCCGGCCCGACGACGGGACTGTCACCCTGTTCGGCGAGCCGGCAGACGAGTTTGATGCGGGCGAACGAATCGGATACGTCGCACAGGACGCGACGGAAGCGGCGCGCGATATGCCGATCACGGTCCGAGAAGTGGTCGAGATGGGGCGCTACCCGCGGCGACTCGTCGGCCGATTCTCGAGTAAGGATCGGCGAGCGGTCGAAGGGGCGATGGAACGAGTCGGCATCACCGATCTCGCGTCGCGTCGCGTCGGCCGACTGTCCGGCGGCCAACGGCAGCGAGTCTTCATCGCTCGCGCGCTCGCGTCCGAGGCCGATCTGCTCGCGCTCGACGAACCGACGGTCGGCGTCGATGCCGAATCCAGAGAGGAGTTCTACAGCCTCCTGGCCGACCTGAACGCGACCGGGCTGACCGTTATCCTCATCGAGCACGACATCGGAGTCGTCACCACCTACGCGACTGATATCGCGTGTCTCAACCGGCAGCTGTACTTCGACGGTGACCCGAGCGCGTTCGTCGAAACGGACGCTCTCGAGCAAGCGTACGGAACTGACCAGCACGTCCTCCACCACGACCACTGA